One genomic segment of Ictalurus punctatus breed USDA103 chromosome 12, Coco_2.0, whole genome shotgun sequence includes these proteins:
- the cep20 gene encoding lisH domain-containing protein FOPNL, translating into MMASITDLKSALKETLEARGVLTQLRARIRAEVFRALDDPSEPRPSPSKETLLINELIREYLKFHKYHHTESVLIAESGQQDIPLDRTFIASELNIVEEPSTRTLPLLYGVISHFLNEDGA; encoded by the exons aTGATGGCGTCCATCACAGACCTGAAGAGCG CCCTGAAGGAGACGTTGGAGGCACGTGGCGTGCTCACACAGCTCAGAGCGAGGATAAGGGCGGAGGTGTTCAGGGCGTTAGATGATCCGAGTGAGCCACGCCCCTCACCCAGCAAAGAGACGCTGCTGATTAATGAGCTGATCCGCGAGTACCTCAAGTTCCACAAGTATCACCACACTGAGTCTGTACTCAtcgcag agtcaGGACAGCAGGATATTCCTCTGGACCGGACATTTATCGCCAGTGAACTGAACATTGTAGAAGAGCCGAGCACCAGGACACT ACCTCTGCTGTATGGAGTCATCTCTCACTTCCTGAATGAAGATGGAgcatga
- the ube2g2 gene encoding ubiquitin-conjugating enzyme E2 G2 (The RefSeq protein has 1 substitution compared to this genomic sequence), protein MAGTALKRLMAEYKQLTLNPPEGIVAGPVNEENFFEWEALIMGPEDTCFEGGMFPALLSFPSDYPLSPPKMKFTCDMFHPNIYPDGRVCISILHAPGDDPMGYESSAERWSPVQSVEKILLSVISMLAEPNDESGANVDASKMWREDREQFSTIAKKIVRKSLGL, encoded by the exons ATGGCCGGAACAGCGTTAAAGAGACTGATGGCGGAATATAAAC AACTCACTCTGAATCCTCCAGAAGGCATTGTCGCAG gtcCTGTCAATGAAGAGAACTTCTTTGAATGGGAAGCGTTGATAAT gggaCCAGAGGACACATGTTTTGAGGGTGGTGTGTTTCCGGCTCTCCTCAGTTTCCCCTCTGATTATCCACTCAGTCCTCCAAAGATGAAGTTCACCTGTGACATGTTTCACCCCAACA tttacCCAGATGGCCGTGTGTGTATCTCGATCCTTCACGCCCCCGGTGACGACCCGATGGGGTATGAGAGCAGTGCGGAGAGGTGGAGTCCTGTACAGAGTGTGGAGAAAATCCTACTGAGTGTCATCAGCATGCTCGCAG AGCCCAACGATGAGAGCGGGGCAAACGTTGATGCCTCTAAGATGtggagagaggacagagagcaGTTCAGCACAATTGCTAAGAAGATAGTCCGCAAATCACTCGGGCTctaa
- the ube2g2 gene encoding ubiquitin-conjugating enzyme E2 G2 isoform X1, with protein sequence MGPEDTCFEGGVFPALLSFPSDYPLSPPKMKFTCDMFHPNIYPDGRVCISILHAPGDDPMGYESSAERWSPVQSVEKILLSVISMLAEPNDESGANVDASKMWREDREQFSTIAKKIVRKSLGL encoded by the exons AT gggaCCAGAGGACACATGTTTTGAGGGTGGTGTGTTTCCGGCTCTCCTCAGTTTCCCCTCTGATTATCCACTCAGTCCTCCAAAGATGAAGTTCACCTGTGACATGTTTCACCCCAACA tttacCCAGATGGCCGTGTGTGTATCTCGATCCTTCACGCCCCCGGTGACGACCCGATGGGGTATGAGAGCAGTGCGGAGAGGTGGAGTCCTGTACAGAGTGTGGAGAAAATCCTACTGAGTGTCATCAGCATGCTCGCAG AGCCCAACGATGAGAGCGGGGCAAACGTTGATGCCTCTAAGATGtggagagaggacagagagcaGTTCAGCACAATTGCTAAGAAGATAGTCCGCAAATCACTCGGGCTctaa